From one Desmospora activa DSM 45169 genomic stretch:
- a CDS encoding aldo/keto reductase, whose protein sequence is MPRSLTDTVTLNNGVEMPWFGLGVWKVKGNAVEESVTAAIRHGYRSIDTAKIYGNEEGVGRGIRDAGVPREELFITTKVWNEDQGYDKTLNAIDESLARLGLDYVDLYLIHWPGKDKYVDTWRALEKIQQDGKARAIGVCNFKIHHLEELLRRSDTVPAVNQVEYHPRLTQPDLLAYCQDKGIQLEAWSPLMQGEILDEPIIKKIAEQHGKSPAQVVLRWDLQNGVVTIPKSVKESRIQSNADIFDFELFPDEMKQINELNQDRRVGPDPDELLF, encoded by the coding sequence CTGCCGCGCAGCTTGACGGATACCGTAACGCTTAACAACGGTGTGGAAATGCCCTGGTTTGGCCTCGGAGTATGGAAGGTAAAAGGGAATGCGGTGGAGGAGTCTGTGACAGCGGCGATCCGCCATGGATACCGCAGCATTGATACCGCTAAGATTTACGGTAATGAAGAAGGGGTTGGCCGCGGCATTCGTGATGCGGGCGTCCCGCGGGAAGAGCTTTTTATCACGACCAAGGTGTGGAACGAAGACCAGGGGTATGACAAAACCTTGAACGCTATCGATGAAAGCTTGGCCCGGCTGGGTTTGGATTATGTGGATTTGTATCTGATTCATTGGCCCGGTAAAGATAAATACGTCGACACCTGGCGCGCACTGGAAAAGATCCAGCAGGACGGTAAAGCACGGGCCATCGGTGTCTGCAATTTTAAAATTCACCACTTGGAAGAACTGCTGCGCCGTTCGGATACCGTTCCCGCCGTCAATCAGGTGGAATATCATCCCCGCTTGACACAACCCGATTTGCTTGCCTATTGCCAGGACAAAGGCATTCAGTTGGAAGCCTGGAGTCCATTGATGCAAGGGGAGATTCTAGATGAACCCATCATTAAAAAAATTGCGGAACAGCACGGTAAAAGCCCGGCCCAAGTCGTCTTGCGTTGGGATCTGCAAAACGGAGTCGTCACCATCCCTAAATCAGTCAAAGAAAGCCGTATTCAATCCAACGCCGATATTTTTGACTTTGAGCTCTTCCCTGATGAAATGAAGCAGATCAACGAACTCAACCAGGATCGTCGCGTCGGTCCCGATCCTGACGAGCTGCTGTTCTGA
- a CDS encoding ABC transporter ATP-binding protein, whose product MIEANGITKTLDGRRLFQDYDLCVQEGSFLAITGESGTGKTTLLNMLSLLEKPDDGEISIAGKTNPNKREKMLLRRHTIGYLFQNYALLPNITVEENIQIALRYQKGGDQHKIIAEVLERVGLKGYEKKKVYTLSGGEQQRVAFARMIAKDSRYIFADEPTGNLDSKNADHIFSLLKELYAQGKTVLLVTHDLNLARRAPERLAL is encoded by the coding sequence ATGATTGAAGCAAATGGGATTACAAAAACACTGGATGGACGGAGATTGTTTCAAGATTACGATTTATGTGTGCAGGAAGGTTCGTTTTTAGCCATTACCGGTGAGAGCGGAACAGGCAAAACGACACTATTAAATATGCTTAGCTTGTTAGAAAAACCGGACGATGGTGAAATCTCCATTGCCGGTAAAACGAATCCGAATAAACGGGAGAAAATGTTATTGCGTCGGCACACGATCGGCTATTTGTTTCAAAATTATGCGTTGCTGCCCAATATAACAGTGGAAGAGAATATCCAAATTGCTCTGCGCTATCAAAAGGGGGGCGATCAGCACAAGATCATTGCAGAAGTGTTGGAGCGTGTCGGATTAAAAGGCTACGAGAAGAAAAAAGTGTACACATTGAGCGGAGGCGAGCAGCAACGGGTGGCATTTGCACGGATGATCGCCAAAGATAGCCGTTATATTTTTGCTGATGAGCCGACGGGAAATCTGGACTCCAAAAATGCGGATCATATTTTTTCATTGCTGAAGGAGTTATATGCACAAGGGAAAACGGTACTGCTTGTGACTCATGATTTAAACTTGGCTCGCCGGGCACCGGAGCGGTTGGCGTTGTAG
- a CDS encoding DUF1430 domain-containing protein, with protein sequence MKKVSAVLTALLFVVFLFLSAKVVEQYQFQQLLYDGRTGMMLNFEGFKRKENANDFIEEVAKDYDVGIAKYSFKDSKHTQIFTTDPTLDNRIRLVEGTYPAAGSGEFISTKMTDTSAQVGRFTSGESQITINLFLLDHQKQASTNGIYYFDTQDHDKIQQIIHRFAEEQVTTEIIDVTIQPLMSLETLIRTSAIIMLTMLALLISIIGAMAFDIIHKKRDILVMKIGGYTWRAAVLIQWRKWVPALLTAVMVSYLSFFSFTLIAGYPSNLLEITFLFLAAVSLFLLFFATTSALLIGWMYHSRDEYEGLKGKKPYNLLMGASLLLTIVFLGFSVGALFFLQDTNKKIAGLEENLSVWEKTENLYQTVTTYIGQNQVSAHVANEQNQAVKQAYQDLNKKVSGFLIDPSNYDEVGEGVYAYDLNIKEGEDVRTNPYGKAITINENYLSYNTIESEHGSIYEQLMNDENVLNILVPISLREKEAEIKENFISHFYFQKVEVENIYREDKGEPLNTMTKEDLDVNIIYVKDNQSYFTFNPKEKGEEDYFIHDPIAIIDQTSFDASYYMSYLSSYYYFYSDEDDPLQLFSSIAMANDASALQRVESVYDTYGKMIQELATTRVALLMVIVALSIATLSVSLYYTLCYFHKNKLKLFVQHIHGQGFYSLKKGLLLMHGGIFTVLLGLSFLLQLGTLTWITVAMLVLNIGASVGLVKVLMNRVYLNLKKEL encoded by the coding sequence ATGAAGAAAGTGAGTGCCGTTTTGACAGCGTTGTTATTTGTTGTATTCCTTTTTTTGTCTGCTAAAGTTGTTGAACAATATCAATTTCAACAACTTCTCTATGACGGGCGAACTGGAATGATGTTGAATTTTGAGGGCTTTAAACGAAAAGAAAACGCAAACGATTTTATTGAGGAAGTTGCAAAGGATTACGATGTGGGCATTGCAAAGTATTCGTTTAAGGATTCAAAGCATACCCAGATATTTACCACTGATCCGACGTTGGATAACCGGATTCGCTTAGTCGAGGGAACTTACCCTGCAGCAGGTTCGGGTGAATTTATTTCGACAAAGATGACAGATACATCCGCCCAAGTAGGAAGATTTACATCAGGTGAATCACAAATCACGATTAATCTTTTTTTACTGGATCATCAAAAGCAAGCATCTACCAATGGTATTTATTACTTTGATACACAAGATCACGATAAAATCCAACAAATCATCCATCGGTTTGCGGAAGAGCAAGTAACCACCGAAATAATCGATGTCACAATTCAACCGTTGATGTCTTTGGAAACACTGATCCGCACTTCTGCGATTATTATGCTTACGATGCTTGCTTTACTGATCAGTATTATTGGTGCGATGGCATTTGATATCATACATAAGAAGCGCGATATCCTAGTAATGAAAATAGGCGGCTATACGTGGAGGGCAGCAGTATTAATACAATGGCGTAAATGGGTGCCTGCTTTATTAACAGCGGTGATGGTTTCTTATCTCTCGTTTTTCAGCTTCACGCTGATTGCTGGGTACCCGTCCAATTTGCTTGAAATAACGTTCTTGTTTTTGGCGGCCGTCAGTTTGTTTCTATTGTTTTTTGCCACTACCAGCGCTCTTCTTATTGGATGGATGTATCACAGCCGCGATGAATATGAGGGCTTAAAAGGGAAAAAGCCCTATAACCTATTGATGGGTGCTAGTCTTCTATTAACGATCGTCTTTCTCGGGTTTTCAGTTGGTGCACTTTTCTTTTTACAAGATACAAATAAAAAAATCGCCGGCTTAGAAGAAAATCTGTCTGTATGGGAGAAAACGGAGAATCTTTATCAGACCGTGACGACATATATCGGTCAAAATCAGGTTAGTGCACATGTTGCAAATGAACAAAACCAGGCGGTCAAACAAGCATATCAAGATTTGAATAAGAAAGTGAGCGGTTTCCTCATAGATCCGTCTAACTATGATGAGGTCGGGGAGGGTGTGTATGCATATGATTTGAATATAAAAGAAGGGGAAGATGTCCGGACAAACCCTTATGGAAAAGCGATAACGATTAATGAGAATTACTTATCCTATAACACCATTGAGAGCGAACATGGCTCCATTTATGAACAACTGATGAACGATGAAAACGTATTAAATATATTAGTACCGATCTCGTTGCGGGAAAAAGAAGCCGAGATCAAAGAGAACTTTATTTCCCATTTTTATTTTCAAAAGGTTGAAGTAGAAAACATTTATCGTGAAGACAAAGGCGAACCGTTAAACACGATGACGAAAGAAGATCTCGACGTCAATATTATTTATGTAAAAGACAATCAATCGTATTTTACGTTTAATCCAAAGGAAAAGGGTGAGGAGGATTATTTCATTCATGATCCAATTGCGATCATCGATCAAACCAGTTTTGATGCTTCTTATTATATGAGCTATCTCAGCAGTTACTATTATTTTTATTCCGATGAAGATGATCCGCTGCAGCTATTTAGCTCGATTGCTATGGCTAATGATGCTTCCGCCTTACAACGGGTGGAGTCTGTTTATGATACCTATGGGAAAATGATTCAGGAACTGGCTACCACCCGGGTTGCTTTGCTTATGGTGATTGTGGCGTTAAGTATCGCCACCCTCAGCGTCAGCCTTTACTATACCCTTTGTTATTTCCACAAAAACAAATTGAAGCTGTTTGTGCAACATATTCATGGACAAGGTTTTTACTCATTAAAAAAAGGGTTGCTTCTGATGCATGGGGGTATTTTTACCGTGCTGCTGGGCCTGTCATTCCTTCTTCAATTAGGGACATTGACATGGATCACGGTAGCTATGCTCGTGCTGAATATCGGGGCTAGTGTCGGCTTGGTAAAGGTTTTGATGAACCGTGTATACCTGAATTTGAAAAAGGAGCTGTAG
- a CDS encoding lactococcin 972 family bacteriocin has product MKAMIIKGALSLAVAAGLLTTPFASAANAQGDPTVESEGGGSEVINEDHDLVEGEVGNPDGISPDIESGKMGGGYWIRGKKWEGIAYVYSSYKHYTKQGHTSVVNGHGDYKSGGWKSKDVFSTAKLPWITFNGTNKAYYNYK; this is encoded by the coding sequence ATGAAAGCAATGATCATTAAAGGAGCTCTTAGCTTAGCAGTAGCAGCGGGTTTGCTTACAACCCCTTTTGCATCAGCAGCGAATGCACAGGGTGATCCTACGGTTGAATCAGAAGGTGGAGGCTCGGAGGTTATTAATGAAGATCACGATTTAGTTGAAGGGGAAGTGGGTAATCCCGACGGTATTTCTCCCGATATTGAAAGTGGGAAAATGGGTGGTGGCTATTGGATCCGTGGAAAGAAGTGGGAGGGTATAGCATACGTTTATTCTAGCTATAAGCATTATACGAAGCAAGGGCATACTTCTGTTGTGAATGGGCATGGTGATTATAAATCAGGCGGATGGAAGTCAAAGGACGTATTTAGTACTGCTAAACTACCGTGGATCACCTTTAACGGAACAAACAAAGCCTACTATAATTATAAATAA
- a CDS encoding (Fe-S)-binding protein, giving the protein MSIWQVVNLILFIGAVGYGFYLFARVVYARYTYVKLGKAADFSTDMKERLHEVWVNVFGQKKLLKDKKSGLMHVVMFYGFIIIQFGAIDLFIKGFLPGSHLPLPAYPVFTFIQELTVFSVLLATLYAFYRRYVEKLTRLKRGWKAGLVILFLTSLMFSILMSTAFEQLWLGIEPSWALPISSVLALPFAWMSTQTAAVMFYGFWWMHTLVLLTFLVYVPQSKHFHLIVAPLNVFLKRQGPPSKLKAIDFEDESLTEYGVGKIEHFDQNQLVDLYACVECGRCTDVCPAAGTGKMLSPMDLLVKMRDHLTEKGAAITSRTPWMPAYAFSGANAAAEVAVTKDEDGYDYPVQLIGDVITPEELWACTTCRNCEDACPVSNEHVDKIVDMRRHLVLTQGEMPAEATRTFQNIERQGNPWGISRKDREKWKDGLEEGLAAPTVKEQKEFDVLLFVGSMGSYDNRSQKITRDLVKLLNHAGVRFAILGKKEKNSGDTARRMGNEFLFQQLALDNIALFQKHGVKKIVTADPHAYNVFKNEYPDFGMDGVEVFHHSQLLAQLIKEGRLQPHKEVKERVTYHDSCYLGRYNEEYEAPRYIFRSIPGIELVEMERNRENGMCCGAGGGMMWLEEDAGVRVNTARTEQALATKPSLIGSGCPYCLTMMSDGTKAKEVEEQVKTMDVAEVLALSIDFDEKADADG; this is encoded by the coding sequence GTGTCGATATGGCAAGTGGTCAATCTGATTCTGTTTATCGGTGCAGTCGGTTACGGGTTTTATCTGTTCGCCCGTGTGGTGTATGCCCGCTATACCTATGTCAAGTTGGGAAAAGCGGCTGATTTTTCTACCGATATGAAAGAACGCCTACATGAAGTCTGGGTCAATGTGTTTGGGCAGAAAAAATTGTTAAAAGATAAAAAAAGCGGCCTGATGCATGTGGTGATGTTTTATGGATTTATCATTATTCAGTTTGGCGCCATCGATCTCTTTATTAAAGGGTTTCTTCCGGGGAGTCATTTGCCGCTGCCGGCTTATCCTGTCTTTACTTTTATTCAGGAGTTGACGGTGTTTTCTGTTTTATTGGCTACCCTCTACGCTTTTTATCGTCGCTATGTGGAAAAGTTGACCCGTTTAAAGCGCGGGTGGAAGGCCGGCTTAGTGATTCTTTTCCTTACCTCGCTCATGTTTTCCATCTTGATGAGCACTGCCTTTGAACAATTGTGGCTGGGAATTGAGCCGTCTTGGGCGTTACCGATCTCCTCCGTGCTGGCCCTTCCTTTTGCCTGGATGTCCACTCAGACGGCGGCGGTGATGTTTTATGGTTTCTGGTGGATGCATACGCTGGTGTTGCTGACCTTTTTGGTGTATGTGCCCCAGTCCAAACATTTTCACTTGATTGTGGCACCGCTCAATGTGTTTTTAAAGCGACAAGGGCCTCCATCTAAACTGAAGGCGATCGATTTTGAAGATGAATCACTGACGGAGTACGGTGTAGGCAAAATTGAACACTTCGACCAAAATCAATTGGTTGATCTCTACGCCTGTGTGGAGTGCGGTCGCTGCACCGATGTTTGCCCTGCCGCCGGTACCGGCAAAATGCTTTCACCGATGGATCTGTTGGTCAAGATGCGGGATCATCTCACGGAAAAAGGGGCGGCCATCACCTCCCGCACTCCCTGGATGCCGGCATACGCTTTCAGCGGTGCCAACGCCGCCGCCGAGGTGGCTGTTACCAAAGATGAGGACGGTTACGATTATCCCGTTCAGCTGATCGGCGATGTGATCACCCCCGAGGAACTGTGGGCCTGTACCACTTGCCGCAACTGTGAAGACGCCTGCCCCGTTTCCAATGAGCATGTAGATAAAATCGTCGATATGCGGCGCCACCTGGTGCTGACACAGGGGGAGATGCCGGCGGAGGCGACTCGTACCTTCCAAAACATTGAGCGGCAAGGTAACCCCTGGGGGATTAGCCGCAAGGATCGGGAGAAATGGAAGGACGGGCTGGAAGAAGGGCTGGCTGCTCCCACAGTGAAGGAGCAGAAGGAATTTGATGTTCTGCTGTTTGTCGGCTCCATGGGCTCCTATGACAATCGCAGTCAAAAAATTACCCGCGATTTGGTGAAGCTCTTAAACCATGCCGGTGTTCGCTTTGCCATCCTGGGTAAAAAAGAGAAAAACTCCGGTGATACAGCCCGACGCATGGGAAATGAGTTTTTGTTCCAACAGCTGGCGCTGGATAATATTGCGTTGTTTCAAAAGCACGGGGTGAAAAAAATTGTGACGGCGGATCCTCATGCCTACAATGTCTTTAAAAATGAATATCCCGACTTTGGCATGGATGGAGTAGAGGTGTTCCATCATAGTCAACTGTTGGCCCAACTGATCAAGGAAGGACGATTACAGCCGCATAAAGAGGTGAAGGAGCGCGTCACCTACCACGACTCCTGCTACTTGGGTCGCTACAATGAGGAATATGAAGCCCCTCGCTATATTTTCCGTTCCATCCCCGGGATCGAACTGGTGGAGATGGAGCGCAACCGCGAAAACGGCATGTGTTGCGGTGCGGGTGGTGGGATGATGTGGTTGGAGGAGGACGCCGGTGTCCGCGTCAACACCGCCCGCACGGAGCAAGCCTTAGCAACCAAACCCAGCCTCATCGGCAGCGGATGCCCCTACTGTTTAACAATGATGAGCGACGGCACCAAGGCGAAAGAAGTGGAGGAGCAGGTGAAAACGATGGATGTGGCGGAAGTGCTGGCACTCTCCATTGATTTTGATGAGAAAGCGGATGCGGATGGCTAA